The proteins below are encoded in one region of Chaetodon trifascialis isolate fChaTrf1 chromosome 11, fChaTrf1.hap1, whole genome shotgun sequence:
- the ap1m1 gene encoding AP-1 complex subunit mu-1, whose product MSASAVYVLDLKGKVLVCRNYRGDVDMSEIEHFMTLLMDKEEEGTLSPILAHGGVRFMWIKHNNLYLVATSKKNASVSLVFSFLYKIVQVFSEYFKELEEESIRDNFVIIYELMDELMDFGYPQTTDSKILQEYITQEGHKLDTGAPRPPATVTNAVSWRSEGIKYRKNEVFLDVIESVNLLVSANGNVLRSEIVGSIKMRVFLSGMPELRLGLNDKVLFENTGRGKSKSVELEDVKFHQCVRLSRFENDRTISFIPPDGEFELMSYRLNTHVKPLIWIESVIEKHSHSRIEYMIKAKSQFKRRSTANNVEIHIPVPTDADSPKFKTTVGSVKWVPENSEIVWSIKSFPGGKEYLMRAHFGLPSVEAEDKEGKPPISVKFEIPYFTTSGIQVRYLKIIEKSGYQALPWVRYITQNGDYQLRTQ is encoded by the exons ATGTCTGCGAGTGCGGTGTACGTCTTGGATTTAAAAGGAAAG GTCCTGGTGTGCCGGAATTACCGGGGAGATGTGGACATGTCAGAGATCGAGCACTTCATGACACTCCTGatggacaaagaggaggaggggacgCTCTCTCCAATCCTGGCTCACGGAGGAGTCCGTTTCATGTGGATCAAACACAATAATCTCTACT TGGTTGCAACATCCAAGAAAAATGCCAGCGTCTCGCTCGTCTTCTCCTTCTTGTACAAAATCGTCCAG GTTTTTTCAGAGTActtcaaagagctggaggaagagagcaTTAGAGACAACTTTGTCATCATATACGAGCTGATGGACGAGCTGATGGACTTTGGCTATCCTCAGACCACAGACAGCAAGATTCTGCAGGA ATACATAACCCAGGAGGGGCACAAGTTAGACACTGGCGCCCCGCGACCCCCCGCCACAGTCACCAATGCCGTCTCCTGGAGGTCAGAGGGCATCAAGTACAGGAAGAACGAGGTCTTCCTGGACGTCATTGAGTCAGTCAACCTCCTG gttAGTGCCAATGGTAATGTTCTCCGCAGTGAGATCGTGGGCTCCATTAAGATGCGAGTCTTCCTGTCTGGAATGCCTGAGTTGCGTTTGGGCCTTAACGACAAGGTTCTGTTTGAAAACACTGGAC GTGGGAAGAGTAAATCagttgagctggaggatgtcaAGTTCCATCagtgtgtccgtctgtctcgCTTTGAGAACGACCGCACCATCTCCTTCATTCCTCCCGATGGAGAGTTTGAGCTCATGTCGTACCGCCTCAACACTCAC gTGAAGCCCTTGATCTGGATTGAATCTGTCATTGAGAAGCACTCTCACAGTCGGATCGAGTACATGATAAAG GCAAAGAGTCAATTTAAAAGGCGTTCCACTGCCAACAACGTGGAGATCCACATTCCTGTGCCAACGGACGCTGACTCACCCAAATTCAAGACCACAGTGGGCAGCGTGAAATGGGTTCCTGAGAACAGCGAAATCGTCTGGTCAATCAAGTCCTTCCCC GGTGGAAAGGAGTACTTGATGCGAGCCCACTTCGGTCTGCCGAGCGTAGAGGCTGAGGACAAGGAGGGGAAGCCACCAATCAGTGTCAAGTTTGAGATCCCGTACTTCACCACCTCAGGCATCCAG